One genomic region from Candidatus Caldarchaeum subterraneum encodes:
- a CDS encoding phosphate uptake regulator gives MLVRTIQKTTGGTYIVSLPKQMVKSLGLDKRQVVRVTVEDDRIVLTPATVRQSVQSKRIDTSELRDPKLLGLAIVNSYIMGHDVAEVVSEGKMNPLLKKAVREAVENMIGVEIVEDYADRVVLQTFIDPTKFELDKLLEKFTQFSRAVMRDSAKALRVGDKTLAHDAYERGFELTKHYRLLMRVCFQALHSTVVREAVKVRDTSSLVVRIVAVRELGRVAYYCMRMAERVEEIGRVEDELAATVEEMVALVDKMLEDALTALLKHDLSLASEVIDRMENVRTLYTKAFKHIIRKPEKEANILGLIIRAVRAIAGYGVALADDAILEIFSR, from the coding sequence ATGCTTGTGCGTACGATACAGAAAACGACTGGCGGAACTTACATCGTGTCTCTTCCGAAGCAGATGGTGAAGTCTCTTGGGCTGGATAAGAGGCAGGTGGTGAGGGTTACTGTTGAGGATGATAGAATTGTTCTGACGCCTGCCACGGTTAGGCAGAGTGTTCAGAGCAAGAGAATTGACACATCTGAGCTGCGGGACCCGAAGCTGCTTGGCCTCGCCATAGTCAACAGCTACATCATGGGCCATGATGTTGCGGAGGTTGTGTCAGAGGGGAAGATGAACCCTCTGTTGAAGAAAGCTGTCCGCGAGGCCGTCGAGAACATGATTGGGGTAGAGATTGTGGAGGATTACGCTGACCGTGTGGTGCTTCAGACGTTCATAGACCCCACCAAGTTCGAGCTGGACAAGCTGCTGGAAAAGTTTACACAGTTTTCGCGGGCTGTTATGCGTGATTCAGCCAAAGCTCTCCGCGTAGGCGACAAAACACTGGCCCATGACGCTTATGAACGTGGTTTTGAGCTGACGAAGCATTATCGACTGTTGATGCGGGTCTGTTTTCAGGCGCTTCATAGCACTGTTGTCCGTGAGGCTGTTAAGGTCCGTGATACGTCGAGCCTCGTGGTCAGGATTGTCGCTGTGAGGGAGCTGGGGCGTGTGGCTTACTATTGTATGCGGATGGCTGAGAGGGTTGAGGAGATTGGCAGGGTTGAGGATGAGCTGGCGGCTACGGTTGAGGAGATGGTTGCGCTGGTGGATAAGATGCTCGAAGATGCGTTGACAGCCCTGTTAAAACATGACCTATCACTCGCAAGCGAGGTTATCGACAGAATGGAGAACGTCCGAACACTATACACCAAAGCCTTCAAACACATCATCAGAAAACCAGAGAAAGAGGCCAACATACTCGGCCTTATTATAAGAGCGGTTAGAGCGATAGCGGGATACGGCGTAGCTTTGGCGGATGACGCCATCCTGGAAATCTTCTCCCGATAA
- a CDS encoding isocitrate lyase produces MNPLLMADTPEDLERVWRTPRWNGVSRKYTAEDVLKLRGSWKLDYTYARVTSEKFWKMLHTDDYIFTAGALTGNQAIQLVEAGIKAIYVSGWQVAADNNQSGNMYPDLGLYPSSSGPDLVRKIVKALQRADQIQHLENRPSKIDYMAPIVADGEAGFGGPLHAYELMKAMIEAGAAGVHFEDQSPSERRCGHLGGKVLVPTKRFTSILSAARLAADVLGVPSVIIARTDAIGAQFLTSDADPVDREFLTGSRTSEGYFELKPGTALDIAIQRGLSYAPYADLLWFETSKPSLEEAKRFADAIHRKYPGKLLAYNMSPSFNWLKVVDGDTLREFNQKLGQMGYKFQFITLAGFHTLNASMFELAKKLAEEGMMAYANFQAHEVELEKMGYRAFKHQRFIGVHYYDEVLMAIEGKEAVSALAESTENQQFK; encoded by the coding sequence ATGAACCCGTTATTGATGGCGGATACTCCTGAGGACCTGGAGAGGGTCTGGAGAACCCCGAGGTGGAACGGTGTGAGCCGAAAGTACACAGCTGAGGATGTGCTGAAGCTACGTGGCTCGTGGAAACTAGACTATACCTATGCCCGTGTCACGTCGGAAAAGTTTTGGAAAATGCTGCACACCGATGACTACATCTTCACTGCAGGAGCTCTGACAGGCAACCAAGCCATACAATTGGTTGAAGCGGGCATCAAAGCCATTTATGTCAGCGGCTGGCAGGTGGCGGCTGACAATAACCAGAGCGGCAACATGTATCCAGACCTCGGCCTCTACCCATCCAGCAGCGGCCCCGACCTCGTCAGAAAAATCGTTAAAGCACTCCAGCGCGCAGACCAGATACAGCATCTCGAAAACAGGCCCAGCAAAATCGACTACATGGCGCCGATAGTCGCGGACGGCGAAGCAGGCTTCGGAGGCCCACTGCACGCATATGAGCTGATGAAAGCCATGATAGAAGCAGGCGCCGCTGGCGTGCATTTCGAGGACCAGTCGCCCAGTGAGAGAAGATGCGGCCACCTCGGTGGAAAAGTCCTTGTCCCCACCAAACGTTTCACAAGCATTCTCTCGGCCGCGAGGCTGGCAGCCGACGTGTTAGGCGTTCCATCAGTCATCATAGCGAGAACAGATGCAATAGGCGCCCAGTTTCTCACAAGCGACGCAGACCCAGTTGACAGAGAGTTTCTAACCGGCAGCCGCACCAGCGAGGGATACTTCGAGCTCAAGCCAGGCACGGCCCTCGACATAGCTATACAGCGTGGCCTCTCCTACGCACCCTACGCCGACCTGTTATGGTTCGAGACGTCCAAGCCCTCGCTCGAGGAGGCTAAGAGGTTCGCAGACGCGATTCACCGGAAATATCCCGGCAAACTCCTCGCCTACAACATGTCCCCCTCCTTTAACTGGCTCAAGGTGGTGGACGGCGACACGCTGAGAGAGTTTAACCAAAAGCTTGGACAGATGGGCTACAAGTTCCAGTTCATAACCTTGGCAGGGTTCCACACACTTAACGCATCGATGTTTGAGCTGGCGAAGAAACTCGCCGAGGAGGGCATGATGGCCTACGCCAACTTCCAGGCCCACGAAGTGGAGCTGGAGAAGATGGGTTACAGAGCCTTCAAGCATCAACGCTTCATCGGCGTCCACTACTATGACGAGGTCTTGATGGCGATAGAGGGAAAAGAAGCGGTGTCCGCGCTCGCCGAATCAACCGAGAACCAGCAGTTCAAGTGA
- a CDS encoding malate synthase encodes MICHQSSSRKLTKKYLTVLSKDAVDFVRHLVEKHGPELRRLLAKREETAEALRRGARLDFPAETAEIRASGWKVSDIPADLSVRHVEITGPVDRKMMINALNSGADAYMADFEDSFSPVWSQTLDGQINLMDAVRKTIEYRSPDGKLYTLADKTATLLVRPRGLHLVEKNMRINGSPVPAPLFDFGLYLFHNAAELRRRGTGPYFYIPKLEHYLEARWWANVFADAEKTLNLPRGTIKCSVLIETVTAAFQMDEILYELRDYVTALNLGRWDYIFSFIKRLGHDPRYLMPDRSHLTMDKHFLKSAALLMVKTCHRRGAYAIGGMAAQVPIRGNPEAQERAFAKVREDKLREISQGFDGAWVAHPDLVPLVKSLFAENLKAPNQLHVKHENLVITADDLLKVPEGERTAEGMRANMEVGLRYLESWLRGNGCVAINFLMEDAATFEIARALIWQWIRHGARLADGRTVTPQVFEEELGKVLQKLRGEMGPAYQGTKFEQAAEILRKTVLSNEFIEFTPPIAYEHLQ; translated from the coding sequence GTGATTTGTCATCAATCCAGTTCAAGGAAGTTGACAAAAAAGTATCTCACGGTGCTGAGCAAAGACGCCGTGGACTTTGTACGGCACCTCGTCGAGAAGCATGGCCCCGAGCTACGGCGGCTGCTAGCTAAACGTGAGGAGACAGCCGAGGCTCTGAGGAGAGGCGCCAGGCTGGATTTCCCTGCGGAGACCGCTGAAATCAGGGCCTCTGGCTGGAAGGTTTCAGATATTCCGGCCGACCTTTCTGTGCGGCATGTTGAGATTACGGGCCCGGTGGACAGGAAGATGATGATTAACGCTTTGAACTCGGGCGCTGATGCCTACATGGCTGATTTCGAGGACTCTTTTTCGCCGGTGTGGTCACAGACCCTTGACGGCCAAATCAACCTCATGGACGCCGTTAGAAAAACCATCGAATACAGAAGCCCCGACGGAAAACTCTACACTCTCGCCGACAAGACCGCGACGCTCTTGGTGCGGCCCCGGGGCCTCCATCTGGTTGAGAAAAACATGCGGATAAACGGCTCACCTGTTCCAGCGCCGCTTTTCGACTTCGGGCTATACCTTTTCCACAACGCCGCCGAGTTGAGGCGGAGAGGCACAGGCCCCTACTTCTACATCCCCAAGCTGGAGCACTATCTCGAGGCAAGGTGGTGGGCGAACGTTTTCGCAGACGCGGAGAAAACCCTCAACCTTCCACGAGGCACAATCAAATGCAGCGTCTTGATAGAGACAGTCACCGCGGCTTTCCAGATGGATGAGATCCTCTATGAGCTGCGTGACTATGTGACGGCGCTGAACCTCGGCCGATGGGACTACATCTTCAGCTTCATCAAAAGACTTGGACACGACCCGCGTTATCTCATGCCTGACAGAAGCCACTTAACCATGGATAAGCATTTCCTCAAGTCGGCGGCGCTTTTGATGGTGAAAACCTGTCACCGCCGCGGAGCATACGCCATCGGAGGTATGGCTGCCCAGGTGCCGATAAGAGGGAATCCAGAGGCTCAGGAACGGGCTTTCGCCAAGGTCAGAGAAGATAAGCTGCGGGAGATTTCACAAGGATTTGACGGTGCATGGGTTGCGCATCCAGACCTTGTTCCGCTGGTGAAAAGCCTTTTCGCGGAAAACCTAAAGGCGCCTAACCAGCTCCATGTAAAGCATGAAAACCTTGTCATCACCGCCGATGACCTGCTAAAAGTACCGGAAGGGGAAAGGACGGCGGAGGGGATGAGGGCGAACATGGAGGTGGGGCTACGGTATCTCGAGTCATGGCTTCGCGGAAACGGATGTGTTGCGATAAACTTTCTGATGGAGGATGCGGCGACCTTCGAGATAGCACGGGCCCTGATATGGCAGTGGATTCGTCATGGAGCGAGGCTGGCTGACGGCCGAACAGTAACACCACAGGTCTTCGAGGAGGAGCTTGGAAAGGTGTTGCAGAAGCTCCGTGGAGAAATGGGGCCCGCCTATCAAGGGACAAAGTTTGAGCAGGCAGCCGAAATACTCCGCAAAACAGTTCTATCAAACGAGTTCATCGAGTTCACACCACCAATAGCCTACGAACATCTCCAGTAA
- a CDS encoding conserved hypothetical protein (N6-adenine-specific DNA methylase), with translation MRFFATTFSGLEDIAAAELSNLLSGEAEADVGKVFFTASLEECVKVNYAAQTVNRIFLLLLREHAETLDEIERLAASVDFGEFIDREQSFAVRAERVGLHVFTSLDIAAAVGKAVIDSYRASTGVRLRVDLNNPDIEVYAILRNTELLLGVNTTGESLHRRFYRRGFHRAALSPTVANTLVRLSGWRRHMVLLDPFTGSGTIPLETALYGLAISPGARRENPSFEKIPVFKSIDSAKIREELLKREDPGTVEAIGIDVSPKSLNLALDSLETFGRETGVRFVQGDVFRLVEYVDREVDKVVCNPPFGVRLRLREPEKFYTEAFTAIAQACPHASLTVIVNKPVIVLKALEKSGYIPLSVRKVLLGDLSSYIFHSVHV, from the coding sequence ATGAGGTTTTTCGCCACAACTTTCTCAGGGCTCGAGGACATAGCGGCCGCCGAGCTGTCAAACCTCCTAAGCGGCGAGGCTGAAGCCGATGTAGGTAAAGTCTTCTTCACAGCCTCTCTCGAGGAATGCGTAAAAGTCAACTATGCCGCACAAACAGTCAACAGAATATTCCTTCTTCTTCTGAGGGAACATGCAGAGACGTTGGATGAGATTGAGCGTTTGGCCGCCTCGGTAGATTTTGGGGAGTTCATCGACAGGGAGCAGAGTTTTGCGGTGAGGGCTGAGCGAGTGGGATTGCATGTTTTCACAAGCCTCGACATAGCGGCGGCCGTTGGGAAGGCGGTGATAGACTCCTACAGAGCCAGCACTGGTGTTAGGCTGAGGGTTGACCTCAACAACCCCGACATAGAGGTCTACGCCATTTTGAGAAACACGGAGCTCTTGCTCGGCGTCAACACCACGGGCGAGTCGCTGCATAGAAGGTTTTACCGTAGAGGTTTCCACAGAGCCGCTTTGTCCCCTACAGTTGCAAACACCCTAGTCCGCTTATCGGGATGGAGAAGACACATGGTTCTACTCGACCCCTTCACGGGAAGCGGCACCATCCCACTCGAGACGGCGCTTTATGGACTAGCAATCAGCCCCGGCGCACGGAGAGAAAATCCCAGCTTCGAAAAAATACCGGTTTTCAAAAGCATAGACTCGGCTAAGATACGTGAGGAATTGCTGAAGAGAGAGGACCCAGGCACCGTTGAGGCTATCGGCATAGACGTGTCACCCAAATCCCTCAATCTCGCTTTAGACAGCCTCGAGACATTTGGCAGAGAAACTGGTGTGAGGTTTGTCCAAGGCGATGTCTTTAGACTCGTGGAGTATGTTGACCGAGAAGTTGACAAGGTTGTTTGCAACCCGCCCTTCGGCGTGAGACTCAGGCTAAGAGAGCCGGAAAAATTCTACACCGAAGCCTTCACAGCAATCGCCCAAGCATGCCCCCATGCATCGCTAACAGTCATAGTTAACAAACCTGTCATAGTTCTAAAAGCACTTGAAAAATCAGGCTACATTCCTTTGAGTGTTAGGAAAGTTTTGCTGGGTGACCTGAGCAGCTACATCTTCCACTCAGTGCATGTGTGA
- a CDS encoding 20S proteasome beta subunit, translating into MTTIVGLKAVDGVVLASDRRASKGFFIASKTTQKIMKVDDSLAIAVAGLLSDAVYLVNVVRAERKLIALRRGYPLSVAESSKLISNLFYSGLRNYIPYYAELIVAGVDDEGPHVFSSDMSGSMVAEEFVSSGSGSPVAYGVLESLYTPGLKLEEARAIAVKAVEAAMQRDPGSGNGVDVLAIQVRGG; encoded by the coding sequence GTGACAACAATAGTAGGTTTGAAAGCTGTTGACGGAGTTGTCCTCGCATCCGATAGAAGAGCCAGCAAAGGCTTCTTCATCGCATCGAAGACCACGCAGAAAATCATGAAGGTAGATGACAGCTTAGCGATTGCGGTCGCGGGCCTTCTCTCCGACGCCGTGTACCTAGTCAACGTCGTAAGAGCCGAGCGCAAACTCATAGCACTCAGACGCGGCTACCCGCTATCGGTCGCCGAGTCAAGCAAACTGATATCAAACCTCTTCTACAGCGGCCTACGCAACTACATACCCTACTACGCCGAGCTAATAGTCGCAGGAGTCGACGACGAAGGCCCCCACGTCTTCAGCAGCGACATGAGCGGCTCCATGGTTGCGGAGGAGTTTGTCTCCTCAGGCTCCGGCTCACCCGTAGCCTACGGCGTCTTGGAAAGCCTCTATACGCCAGGCCTGAAGCTTGAGGAGGCTCGGGCCATAGCCGTGAAGGCTGTTGAGGCGGCTATGCAGCGTGACCCCGGCTCGGGTAACGGCGTCGATGTTTTGGCGATTCAGGTGAGAGGTGGATAA
- a CDS encoding 20S proteasome alpha subunit produces the protein MTMDPSRFQMFYGPEGRMTLVDRALEAVMRGAISIGLRFPRYAVLASMVKPTRKLMKPSDKVFIVDDHVGVTGSGYISDLYRIVDHMRIEAQRHRLLFDAAVDVGTLVDSVSGYFHGYTLYPVRPQGVAVIIGGVDKLGVQLYQVDPSGTAFNGDAFALGVNSDKAIDILENEYRPDMSLDEALNLITSVVERTGNPEPTIQVGYISLDNPVFRRETLNGRNKIYLIFL, from the coding sequence ATGACGATGGACCCCTCGCGTTTCCAGATGTTCTACGGCCCGGAGGGCCGTATGACGCTGGTTGACAGGGCTCTCGAGGCTGTGATGAGAGGTGCCATCAGCATCGGGCTACGGTTCCCCCGCTACGCTGTGTTGGCGAGCATGGTGAAGCCAACCCGTAAACTGATGAAGCCAAGCGACAAAGTCTTCATAGTCGACGACCACGTCGGCGTCACAGGGTCGGGATACATCAGCGACCTCTACCGAATAGTCGACCACATGCGTATCGAGGCGCAGCGGCATAGGCTGCTTTTTGACGCCGCCGTTGATGTGGGGACCTTGGTGGACTCTGTGAGCGGCTACTTCCACGGCTACACGCTCTACCCGGTGAGGCCGCAGGGTGTAGCGGTCATTATAGGGGGTGTTGATAAGCTCGGTGTGCAGCTTTACCAGGTGGACCCGAGCGGAACGGCTTTCAACGGCGACGCCTTCGCCCTCGGAGTCAATTCCGACAAAGCCATCGACATTTTGGAGAACGAATACAGGCCCGACATGTCGCTCGACGAAGCCCTGAACCTGATTACCTCGGTTGTGGAGAGGACCGGAAACCCCGAGCCGACTATTCAGGTCGGCTACATCTCTCTGGACAACCCTGTCTTCAGAAGGGAGACCCTGAACGGCAGAAACAAAATCTACCTAATTTTTTTATGA
- a CDS encoding regulatory protein, AsnC/Lrp family codes for MPSAFVLINTEIGAEEEVVNELKKISYIKEAYVVYGVYDIVAKVEADTMEKLKEVVSWSIRRLEKVRSTLTMLVVGS; via the coding sequence ATGCCTTCTGCGTTTGTGTTGATAAACACAGAGATTGGCGCCGAGGAGGAGGTTGTTAATGAGCTGAAGAAGATTTCCTACATCAAGGAGGCTTATGTGGTCTACGGTGTTTATGACATCGTGGCTAAGGTTGAGGCTGACACGATGGAGAAGCTTAAGGAAGTTGTTTCATGGAGCATCCGCAGGCTAGAAAAGGTGAGGTCCACGCTCACCATGCTCGTGGTCGGCTCATAA
- a CDS encoding beta-lactamase domain protein — protein MTLKIVSHQVGPLSSNSYIVYDEETREAVIIDAGDDAWLLLETLQERRLRVNAVYATHGHFDHVMAVDDLKQALKIPFYIHRLDLEILSMAREMTRRFLGIDVGDPPSPDGFLEDGQTIQVGGKSLKVIHTPGHSPGSVCFYGDGVLFSGDLLFMGSVGRTDAPGGSAQQLTQSILEKVFKLPDDVKVYPGHGPETTIGWEKKHNPFVGEEGILRRRR, from the coding sequence TTGACGCTGAAAATCGTTTCCCACCAAGTAGGGCCACTGAGCAGCAACTCTTACATAGTCTACGATGAGGAGACGCGTGAGGCGGTGATAATCGACGCGGGAGATGATGCATGGCTTTTGCTCGAGACGTTGCAGGAGAGGAGGCTAAGGGTCAACGCCGTCTACGCGACACACGGCCACTTTGACCACGTGATGGCTGTCGACGACCTGAAACAGGCTTTGAAAATCCCTTTCTACATCCACCGGCTTGACCTCGAGATACTCTCCATGGCCCGGGAGATGACCAGACGTTTTCTCGGCATCGATGTGGGTGACCCGCCCTCACCCGACGGCTTCCTCGAAGACGGGCAAACCATACAAGTCGGCGGCAAATCACTTAAGGTCATCCACACACCGGGCCACTCGCCTGGAAGCGTCTGCTTCTACGGTGACGGTGTGCTGTTTAGCGGCGACCTCCTGTTCATGGGAAGTGTAGGCCGCACAGACGCCCCCGGCGGAAGCGCGCAGCAGCTAACTCAATCCATTCTCGAGAAAGTCTTCAAACTACCAGACGACGTCAAAGTATATCCCGGCCACGGGCCCGAGACGACGATTGGCTGGGAGAAAAAACATAACCCGTTCGTTGGTGAAGAAGGTATTTTGCGCCGCAGGAGATGA
- a CDS encoding uracil-DNA glycosylase superfamily protein: MSFEDLNNRIISCKLCPRLVKYREEVAKNPPKRFRGQTYWAKPLPGFGDVGARVLVLGLAPAAHGGNRTGRMFTGDSSGDTLVRALHRAGFANMGRSISINDGLVLKDVYITAVVRCAPPDNKPAKQEVENCLPYLIEELRMLENVVVVVALGRFAFETFFRLMRRMNAYSGRIPRFRHGAVYRLNGSFNGKPLPTVIASYHPSRQNTSTGRLTQRMIDSVFHRVRAIAGL; this comes from the coding sequence ATGAGCTTCGAGGACCTGAACAACCGCATAATCTCCTGCAAACTCTGTCCACGTCTAGTAAAGTATCGGGAGGAGGTTGCAAAGAATCCTCCTAAGCGTTTTCGTGGTCAGACATACTGGGCTAAGCCTTTGCCGGGGTTCGGGGATGTCGGAGCACGTGTGCTTGTTCTGGGGTTGGCTCCCGCTGCTCATGGCGGAAACAGGACGGGCAGAATGTTTACAGGGGATTCGAGCGGCGACACCTTGGTCAGGGCCCTGCATCGAGCCGGTTTCGCCAACATGGGCCGCAGCATCTCGATAAACGATGGGCTTGTGCTGAAAGACGTCTACATAACAGCTGTTGTCCGCTGCGCACCACCGGATAACAAGCCAGCCAAACAGGAGGTAGAAAACTGTCTACCATACCTAATCGAAGAATTGAGGATGCTGGAAAACGTTGTCGTGGTTGTAGCTTTGGGCAGGTTCGCGTTTGAGACCTTTTTCCGATTGATGCGCCGCATGAACGCCTACAGCGGAAGGATTCCACGATTCCGCCACGGCGCCGTCTACCGTTTAAACGGCTCATTCAACGGTAAACCTCTCCCCACAGTCATAGCCTCATACCATCCCTCGAGACAAAACACGAGCACTGGCCGTCTCACTCAGCGGATGATTGACTCTGTCTTTCATAGGGTAAGGGCCATCGCCGGCTTATGA
- a CDS encoding major facilitator superfamily MFS, whose amino-acid sequence MINRDKPLLWTAIFSSMFSAQMILPVIGLYAAVELGADPFTVGTIYGTSALTAFVSRIPAAMLSSRIGTRRIMVCGMAASSAGSILYGFAAEPLHMIVGSFLRGLGSAFFFPAALTSLYEEAGNGEGDPKSLGYMLTGPALGMALGPVFGAASLSLLGYRPTFYTAAAISLVGLATISATKIQIPDERATSFKSLLEKRFTSLLASRFLVNYVTGTIAAFLPLMAKLLLGYDEPVVLLLFTAAAFTNLFSRVFMGAAAKKLDAQNYVALGSFTVSLSSIMFALGHDISVWLGVLVYGLGMGIFVLGSVYMTGLLVPPAMRTMGFALITLMIDMGNSVGNFVSGVLLSVGGFAEVFAVAAAVGAAGLFVDLISRRWPLPYERQSQSSAE is encoded by the coding sequence TTGATCAACAGGGACAAGCCGCTTCTCTGGACAGCCATTTTCAGCTCAATGTTCTCGGCGCAGATGATACTGCCTGTCATCGGACTCTATGCCGCCGTTGAGCTGGGGGCAGACCCTTTCACCGTGGGCACGATATATGGAACATCTGCTTTGACGGCTTTTGTGTCGAGGATACCGGCTGCGATGCTTAGCTCGAGAATTGGCACACGTAGGATTATGGTGTGTGGTATGGCGGCCTCGTCGGCGGGCTCTATACTGTATGGGTTTGCTGCGGAGCCTTTGCACATGATTGTGGGTAGCTTTCTAAGGGGACTCGGGTCGGCTTTCTTCTTCCCAGCCGCGCTGACATCCCTGTATGAGGAGGCGGGTAATGGTGAGGGAGACCCCAAAAGCCTCGGCTACATGTTGACCGGCCCCGCACTCGGTATGGCTTTGGGCCCAGTATTTGGAGCCGCTTCACTCAGCCTCCTCGGATACAGACCAACTTTCTACACCGCCGCAGCAATCTCGCTGGTAGGCCTCGCCACCATATCCGCCACGAAAATCCAAATACCGGATGAGCGGGCCACGTCATTCAAGTCACTGCTTGAGAAAAGATTCACAAGCCTCCTCGCATCAAGGTTTCTCGTCAACTATGTGACCGGCACAATAGCGGCGTTCCTGCCTTTGATGGCTAAGCTACTCCTCGGATACGACGAGCCAGTGGTCCTGCTGTTGTTCACAGCGGCCGCTTTCACAAACCTTTTTTCACGTGTTTTCATGGGCGCAGCCGCCAAAAAACTTGATGCGCAGAATTATGTTGCGTTGGGCTCCTTTACCGTGTCCCTGTCCTCTATCATGTTTGCGCTGGGACATGACATTAGCGTCTGGCTGGGTGTTCTAGTCTATGGCCTTGGCATGGGGATTTTCGTCCTCGGCAGTGTTTACATGACGGGGCTGCTTGTCCCACCTGCTATGCGGACCATGGGCTTCGCTTTGATTACGTTGATGATAGACATGGGTAACTCTGTCGGCAACTTTGTCTCGGGCGTGTTGCTGAGCGTGGGCGGGTTTGCTGAGGTTTTCGCCGTGGCGGCCGCTGTCGGCGCCGCTGGGCTTTTTGTTGACCTCATAAGCCGGCGATGGCCCTTACCCTATGAAAGACAGAGTCAATCATCCGCTGAGTGA
- a CDS encoding threonine synthase, translating to MEEQIVCYSCGEVLKPFDEWRCGRCGGPGVVAYSREFSVSKIRQHEKNMWRYRDFLPPSMRKHPVTLGEGHTPLVHAPTPNIYFKLEYLNPTGSFKDRGTAAMMTSLRNILGNLRGVCEDSSGNAGASVAAYCAFMGLPCVIFGGGSMVSEKVLQVRMYGAELRLVEGSRQKVEEEAVNYAERNGLLYVGHTWNPYFIEGMKTVAYEIAEQTGWNPPDIIYLPVSAGTLLLGLIKGFRDMVEAGVLEKIPRIVAVQPQLNAPLYAAYKKLDPAPFLLGGSVADALTQTNPPRLRQMVDVLEAFGGDVEVVSEEDIIKAHKQLAWAGFYTEFSSATAYAAVRRRLDEIVSSQEKILIILTGLGHKSMEQSKLVQ from the coding sequence TTGGAGGAGCAGATTGTCTGCTACAGCTGTGGAGAGGTTTTGAAGCCGTTTGACGAGTGGCGCTGCGGCCGATGCGGTGGACCCGGCGTCGTCGCATACAGCCGGGAATTCTCGGTCTCGAAAATCAGGCAACATGAGAAAAACATGTGGCGATACAGAGACTTCCTTCCACCAAGTATGCGTAAACATCCTGTCACGCTCGGCGAGGGACACACCCCGCTCGTCCACGCACCAACCCCCAACATCTACTTCAAGCTAGAGTACCTCAACCCGACAGGCTCCTTCAAAGACCGTGGAACAGCCGCCATGATGACAAGCCTCAGAAACATTCTGGGAAACCTACGGGGAGTGTGTGAAGATTCTTCGGGAAACGCGGGGGCTTCGGTGGCTGCCTACTGCGCGTTCATGGGCCTACCCTGCGTAATCTTCGGAGGCGGGTCTATGGTGAGTGAGAAGGTGCTGCAGGTGAGGATGTATGGCGCCGAGCTGAGACTCGTGGAGGGCTCTCGTCAGAAAGTGGAGGAAGAAGCAGTAAACTACGCCGAGAGAAACGGCCTCCTCTACGTCGGCCATACATGGAACCCATACTTCATAGAGGGCATGAAGACCGTCGCCTATGAAATCGCTGAACAAACAGGCTGGAACCCGCCCGATATCATCTATCTCCCGGTGTCCGCGGGAACACTATTGCTCGGCCTCATCAAAGGCTTCAGAGACATGGTTGAGGCCGGTGTCCTCGAGAAAATTCCCCGCATAGTCGCGGTCCAGCCGCAGCTAAACGCGCCGCTCTACGCAGCCTACAAAAAACTAGACCCCGCCCCCTTCCTGCTGGGGGGAAGCGTTGCGGATGCTTTGACACAGACTAATCCTCCCAGGCTGCGGCAGATGGTTGATGTGCTCGAGGCTTTCGGCGGCGATGTCGAGGTTGTCTCCGAAGAAGACATCATCAAGGCGCATAAGCAGCTGGCGTGGGCGGGTTTCTACACCGAATTCTCTTCAGCCACGGCCTATGCCGCTGTGAGGCGGAGGCTTGACGAGATTGTCTCATCCCAAGAGAAAATCCTGATTATTCTCACGGGGCTTGGACACAAGTCTATGGAGCAGAGTAAGCTGGTGCAGTAG